The nucleotide sequence AGGGGAATCAAAATCAGACGGCTTCATCTTTAAAATCAAATAAACAAGGGGCTGAATTCCGACATTGTCTTCTATTATCACTCCAAAATCGGTAATTTCCACGTCTGAAGAAGTAAGAGGAATTTCCTCGGGTGTTCTTCCTTCTTCGTAATCAATAAGAACTCCGCTGCTAAGGTAAAACTTTCTGCATTTAAACGTTCCGTCAAAAGATATGAACTTTATCCCCTTGGGATGGTATTCGTAGTTTTTACCGTAATTTATACAATCCGCCACTCCTGTTTCCCTTTTTGCCATTCTAAGGGCGTTGCCGATATAATCTATGGAATATCCTCCCTGGTCAAGCAAATGTTGGGCTCTAAGGGCATATCTTTGCGCTTTGATTATGGAAGAAAAAGAAGCAATCGCCCCGACGCTTACAGCGGCCAAAACCGCGGAAACAACCAGCATTTCTATTAATGAAAATCCTTTTCTCATAGCCAGTCATATAAATTTTCCTGGACATTCACCTCATAATCTTTCTCTTTTTCCGTCCAAGAAACTTTAACGGTAACCTCTATTTTACTATTTCCATCCCCAAATGCAACCTCTTCAAGAAATAATTCCCTTCTGAATCTTGTTCCTTGAATTGGATCAGCATTCAAATGGTTTGTTCTCATTTGAAGAGAGTTTTTATCCCACTCTTCTTCTCTTATCCATGCTCTGTCTCTTTCATTCCTTACTATTTCAATCCCTTCTTTGGCAAAATAATAGGCCCTAAAGGTTGAAATTGAAACGGATGTATGCTCAATCGGCTGACGCATAGCCGAAAGAGCGCCAACAACTCCTATTGATAAGACAAAAAGAGTAATAATCAGCTCTATAATTGTAACTCCTTTATTTTTCATTCTACTTGCGTAAATTCAATTCGCCCTATTTTATTCACTTTTATTGTTCTTGTTTCAGTAGGACTTTGCCAAGCATAAAAAGTAATTTCCGCTTCGGTTGACGATGCGTTTATAAACACCTCGGGTTTGGGAGGAACAAAAACAATATGAATCTTATTATCCTCCTTCGGAGTAAAATCGCTTATCTTCACTTCTGTTTCAATAATTACCTCGCTTACTATTTGGTCTCCTTCTCCATAGAGATTGTCTCCGTTACAGTCGGCAAAGATAAGATAGCTTTCATCGTTTGAGGTATCAATATATACGCCGTAACTATGGCTATACCCTTCCACATACGCCCCGTCAACCTTACAATTAAGATTTTCCTTTCCGGCCATTGTTTGAATGCTGCGAATGCTTTGAGCAAAACTATTTGCCGATCTCCAAAGAGCAAGAGAACTCTTGTCCTTTCTGTAGTTTACCATGACAGCTAACAAAATCAAACTCATAAAAAAGAATACCGCAGCCATTTCCAAAACAGTAAAGCCCTTTGATTTTTTATTTAAAAACATATTTTTAAAGCAATAAGGAAATATAATAATCTGCTATTACTTCTCCAAAAAGAAAAGCAATAACAGTTCCTATAATCAAAAAAGGTCCGAAGGGAACTTCGCTTTTAAGGTTCTTTTTCTTAATAGCGATAAGCCCTACTCCTATAATAGCCCCTATTAAAAAAGATGCAAACAAAGAAATGAGAAAATTAGGATAACCCAGAAAAAAACCGATAAAAAAAGAAAGCTTAACATCTCCAAATCCCATACCTTTTCCTCTTGTAATTAAAAAAACCGCAAGAAAAAAAAGAAAACAAGCAGTAGCTGAAAATAAGCCGTTTATAAAATTGCCGTTTAAAAAACTGTAAACAGAAGCAACTGCAACAAGAGAATAAACAGCAAAATCCGGAATTAAAAAATGCTTAAAATCATAAATAAAAACTATTATTAAAAAAGAGGAGATAATAACTAAAGACAAAAAATTAAAAATAAATCCAAAGCTCCAAATATCACTTGAAAAAGAAAGCTGATATTTAAAGATAAGCAGAAAAACTATGCCAGTTATTATTTCAACCAGAGGATATTGGAAAGATATTTTCTTTTTGCAATACCTGCATTTTCCTTTGAGAAACAAAAAACTAAGCAAGGGAAAAAGGTCTAAAAAAGACAAAACATGCCCGCATTTTGGACAATAAGACCTTCCCTTGATGCTCTCTTCTTTTTCAAGCCGGCAAATAATGCAATTTAAAAAACTTCCCACCGAAAGGCCTGATATAAAAACAAAAAATCCGATAAAAAAAATCATAAAAAAATTGTCAATCTTTTAAAAATAGCGAGGCAAAAACATCGCCCCGCTATTTTTCAAACGTTTTTCCAAATTTTAAGCTATTCTGAACAGCTTGATGAAGCTGTAAGACAAGCATTTGCCGGAGTCGAATCAACGACTTTTGCTACCCCGTCAGAACTGATACAGAATGAACCGGTAGCGTTAAGCTTTGCGGCAATGCAATAATCGTCTCCTGAAGCATAGCAAGCAACGTCATCTGCACTTTGATTAAAAGTTATATCATCAGCAAGGGTAGACAATCCTTCGCTTGATCCAAGCGTTGAAGCACCACCGCAAATGGTATCATATGCATTGCTGCTTGAATAAATTATCTCCGCTATTGGCCTTACTTGGGCAAGGGCGGCCATAATTCTAGCATCTTTTGCTCTGTTTCTTGCTCCGCTTAAAGAGACAAGAACAATAGAGGCAAGAATTGCGATTATGGCAACAACCACAAGAAGCTCTATTAGGGTAAAACCTTTTTCCTTTTTGGTGAAGATTTTCATTTTTTTGAAAGTAAGTTTTGTGAAAGGTTTTCGACCTTTTCTCTTATTATATATTTTTTATGGATGTTAATCAAGTTTTAAATTTAAAAACCCGCAACCTGGCGGGTTTTTAAATCCAAAATTAAAATATTTCTGTTATGCTCCGCAACTGGTCGAGGTTGCAGGACAAGCATCTCCCGTACTTGAACCAGGAATAGATCTTGCCACTCCGTCAGAACTAATGCAGAATGAACCTCCTGCATTAAGTCCGGCAGCAATACAATAATCGTCTCCGTACGCCTTGCATAAAATATCGCCAGAATCCTGATTTAAAGTAATATCGGCAGCTATAACCGAAAGTCCGTCAGTTGAGCCAAAAGCCGTACCGGCAGAAGTGCAAATACCATTGTATTGCCCGTCTCCCGAATAAGCTATCTCCGCTATTGGCCTTACTTGGGAAAGAGCGGATATTATCCTCGCATCCTTTGCTCTGTTTCTCGCTCCGCTTAAAGAGACAAGAACAATAGAAGCAAGGATTGCGATTATGGCAACAACCACAAGAAGCTCAATTAGGGTAAAACCTTTTTCCTTTTTGGTGAAGATTTTCATTTTTTTGAAAGTAAGTTTTGTGAAAGGTTTTCGACCTTTTCTCTTATTATATATTTTTTATGGATGTTAATCAAGTTTTAAAAAACTTAATGCTTGAATTTGAAAACCAAACAGCAAACTTATCCTATTTTTCCAAATATTTTACCTAAAATATCAATTAAGAACCGCAACTGGTTGTCGCATCCGCGCAGGATTGGGCCGTAGTTAAACTATTGGCTCTCGCTACTCCGTCAGAACTGATACAAAATGAACCAGTAGCGTTAAGCTTTGCGGCAATACAATAATCGTCTCCTGAAGCATAGCAAGCAACGTCATCTGCGCTTTGATTAAAAGTTATATCATCAGCAAGGGTAGACAATCCTTCGCTTGATCCAAGCGCTGAAGCACCACCGCAAATGGTATCATATGCATTGCTGCTTGAATAAATTATCTCCGCTATTGGCCTTACTTGGGCAAGGGCGGCCATAATTCTAGCATCCTTTGCTCTGTTTCTTGCTCCGCTTAAAGAGACAAGAACAATAGAAGCAAGGATTGCGATTATGGCAACAACCACAAGAAGCTCAATTAGGGTAAAACCTTTTTCCTTTTTGGTGAAGATTTTCATTTTTTTGAAAGTAAGTTTTGTGAAAGGTTTTCGACCTTTTCTCTTATTATATATTTTTTATGGATGTTAATCAAGAAAATTGCTTAGAAATAGCTTTTAAACCATGCTAATTGAATAAATCGGAATAAGTATCGCCGCCATCAATCCCCCAACTATAAGACCTAAAATAATAATTAAGACCGGCTCTATTATTTTAATAAAATTTGCCAATTCCCTTTCAATCTCTTCCTCGTAAAAATAAACTACGTTTTTTAAGGAAGAATCTATAGTTCCCGTTTTTTCCCCTACGACGACCATCTGATAGAAAAAAGGAGAAATTTCATTCGGGTATTGTCCAAAAGTAGAGCTAATCGGCTCTCCCTGCTTAACGCCATTTCTTGTTTTCATTAAAATATCTCTGTAAACACTGTTTCCAACAACTTCTCCGGTAACTTCAAGAGATAAGGCAATAGGAAGGCCTCCGGAAATAAGAGTTGATAAATTCAAAGCAATACGGGCAAGATAAAGCTTTTTAAGAAAATCTTTCAACATTGGAATTTTAATCACTATTTTATCAAAAAATCTTTTTCCTTTTATTGTTTTAATCCATCTTAAGAAACCATAAACCAGAAGAACAAGAAAAATCAAAATAATCCATCCTTTTGTTTTTCCAAATTCAGAACCCCAGATTACAATTCTGGTTAAAAGAGGAAGATCTCCTCCGGTTTCTTCAAGCAAAACCGCGAGTTGAGGAATGATAAAAATAACAGCAAGACCAACTACCGCTACGAAAACAAAAAGAATAAGTACAGGATAAATCATTGCTCCTATTATTTTCCTTTTAAAACTTTCTTCTTTTTCTAAATAATCGGCAAGATAAAGAAAAGCATCAACCAGTTTTCCGGAAGTTTCCCCCGATTTTACCATATTAACGTAAAAGGGAGAAAATACTCCCGGATACATTGAAAAGGCATCAGAAAGAGACGCTCCTCCTTCTATTTCCCTTGAAATT is from Candidatus Paceibacterota bacterium and encodes:
- a CDS encoding prepilin peptidase, giving the protein MIFFIGFFVFISGLSVGSFLNCIICRLEKEESIKGRSYCPKCGHVLSFLDLFPLLSFLFLKGKCRYCKKKISFQYPLVEIITGIVFLLIFKYQLSFSSDIWSFGFIFNFLSLVIISSFLIIVFIYDFKHFLIPDFAVYSLVAVASVYSFLNGNFINGLFSATACFLFFLAVFLITRGKGMGFGDVKLSFFIGFFLGYPNFLISLFASFLIGAIIGVGLIAIKKKNLKSEVPFGPFLIIGTVIAFLFGEVIADYYISLLL
- a CDS encoding type II secretion system protein — protein: MKIFTKKEKGFTLIELLVVVAIIAILASIVLVSLSGARNRAKDARIMAALAQVRPIAEIIYSSSNAYDTICGGASALGSSEGLSTLADDITFNQSADDVACYASGDDYCIAAKLNATGSFCISSDGVARANSLTTAQSCADATTSCGS
- a CDS encoding type II secretion system F family protein: MKFNYQARTELGEIKVGTVEAMDRESVFKILKDRGFYVTFVEEAKIPFYARKVKIFDKIKKKDVAAFSRQIAIMFKSRIPLVEIFQTLSKQTTSANLKDKILKISREIEGGASLSDAFSMYPGVFSPFYVNMVKSGETSGKLVDAFLYLADYLEKEESFKRKIIGAMIYPVLILFVFVAVVGLAVIFIIPQLAVLLEETGGDLPLLTRIVIWGSEFGKTKGWIILIFLVLLVYGFLRWIKTIKGKRFFDKIVIKIPMLKDFLKKLYLARIALNLSTLISGGLPIALSLEVTGEVVGNSVYRDILMKTRNGVKQGEPISSTFGQYPNEISPFFYQMVVVGEKTGTIDSSLKNVVYFYEEEIERELANFIKIIEPVLIIILGLIVGGLMAAILIPIYSISMV
- a CDS encoding type II secretion system protein, which gives rise to MKIFTKKEKGFTLIELLVVVAIIAILASIVLVSLSGARNRAKDARIISALSQVRPIAEIAYSGDGQYNGICTSAGTAFGSTDGLSVIAADITLNQDSGDILCKAYGDDYCIAAGLNAGGSFCISSDGVARSIPGSSTGDACPATSTSCGA
- a CDS encoding type II secretion system protein: MKIFTKKEKGFTLIELLVVVAIIAILASIVLVSLSGARNRAKDARIMAALAQVRPIAEIIYSSSNAYDTICGGASTLGSSEGLSTLADDITFNQSADDVACYASGDDYCIAAKLNATGSFCISSDGVAKVVDSTPANACLTASSSCSE
- a CDS encoding prepilin-type N-terminal cleavage/methylation domain-containing protein, which gives rise to MKNKGVTIIELIITLFVLSIGVVGALSAMRQPIEHTSVSISTFRAYYFAKEGIEIVRNERDRAWIREEEWDKNSLQMRTNHLNADPIQGTRFRRELFLEEVAFGDGNSKIEVTVKVSWTEKEKDYEVNVQENLYDWL
- a CDS encoding type II secretion system protein encodes the protein MRKGFSLIEMLVVSAVLAAVSVGAIASFSSIIKAQRYALRAQHLLDQGGYSIDYIGNALRMAKRETGVADCINYGKNYEYHPKGIKFISFDGTFKCRKFYLSSGVLIDYEEGRTPEEIPLTSSDVEITDFGVIIEDNVGIQPLVYLILKMKPSDFDSPLLEFSTVISQRDLNVPLE